A genomic segment from Peribacillus sp. ACCC06369 encodes:
- a CDS encoding ABC transporter permease → MNKFWIVLSHTYLSKLKTKSFIISTIIMMALILVLTNISKLIDSFDSDDQEKVAVIDQTENRLFAPYKSAVASVNEDLSVLSAKDEKEAEEMVSAEEIVGYLLIENDDSVGFKGTYKANQISDSMVSNDLLLALTQLKGQITAKELNLTEQQIAQLNTPPAFDTIALQKNAKTEEDLNQARGLVYVLLFVIYFGVLMYATMIAMEVATEKTSRVMEILISSVPPVTQMFAKIMGVALLSLTQMILFFGVGYFSIKQNLIEMDEGFFSFFGFGSTDISTIIYAIIFALLGYFLYATLAACLGSVVSKIEDVQQMISPMTMLVVIAFMIAMFGLGNPSASYITITSFIPFFTPMIMFLRVGMLDVPFWEIAISIAVLILTIVLLGIIGAKIYRGGVLMYGSSKSLKSIKNALQLSKKN, encoded by the coding sequence ATGAATAAATTTTGGATTGTCCTTTCCCATACATATCTATCAAAATTAAAAACGAAATCCTTCATCATTTCTACAATCATAATGATGGCCTTGATTCTCGTCCTTACGAATATTTCGAAACTTATAGATTCATTCGATAGTGATGATCAGGAAAAGGTTGCCGTCATCGATCAGACTGAAAATCGCTTATTTGCTCCTTATAAGAGTGCGGTAGCAAGTGTGAACGAAGATCTCTCGGTACTATCCGCCAAGGATGAAAAGGAAGCGGAGGAAATGGTTAGCGCTGAAGAAATCGTTGGGTATCTGTTAATCGAAAACGATGACAGCGTCGGTTTCAAGGGAACGTATAAAGCGAATCAAATTTCAGATTCCATGGTAAGCAATGATTTGCTTTTAGCGCTTACCCAATTGAAGGGTCAAATAACTGCGAAGGAATTGAATTTGACAGAGCAGCAAATCGCTCAATTGAATACGCCGCCAGCATTTGATACGATTGCGCTTCAGAAAAATGCCAAAACGGAAGAGGATCTTAATCAAGCGCGCGGTCTCGTGTATGTGCTCCTATTTGTCATTTACTTCGGTGTGTTGATGTATGCAACGATGATTGCAATGGAAGTAGCCACTGAAAAAACATCACGAGTCATGGAAATCCTGATTTCAAGTGTCCCGCCCGTCACGCAGATGTTTGCCAAAATAATGGGGGTGGCTTTGCTTAGTCTTACTCAAATGATTTTATTTTTTGGAGTGGGTTATTTCTCGATTAAACAAAACTTGATAGAAATGGATGAAGGATTCTTCTCGTTTTTTGGTTTCGGCAGCACCGATATCTCAACGATCATTTATGCAATCATTTTCGCTTTGCTTGGTTATTTTCTGTACGCAACTCTTGCGGCATGCCTTGGGTCCGTTGTCAGCAAAATTGAAGATGTCCAGCAAATGATTTCACCGATGACCATGTTAGTTGTCATTGCCTTCATGATTGCGATGTTTGGACTGGGGAATCCGTCAGCCAGTTATATTACGATTACATCATTCATTCCATTTTTCACGCCTATGATCATGTTCTTGCGCGTAGGCATGCTTGATGTTCCATTCTGGGAAATCGCCATCAGCATTGCAGTGTTGATTCTAACCATTGTTTTACTTGGAATAATCGGAGCAAAAATCTATCGTGGCGGAGTCTTGATGTACGGTAGCTCAAAATCACTGAAAAGCATCAAGAATGCCCTGCAATTATCAAAGAAAAATTAA
- a CDS encoding ABC transporter ATP-binding protein, with translation MALQINQVTKKFGDFTAVNQLDLTIPEKEMFGFLGGNGAGKTTTFRMILGLLDPTEGEVIWEGKKIDYTTSSLIGYLPEERGLYPKLKVRDQIVYLARLRGMNKRDALKELEYWLDRFMVPEYIDKRVEELSKGNQQKIQLIASMIHKPKLLILDEPFSGLDPVNVEILKKAVIDLKDGGTTIVFSSHRMEHVEEMCEHLCIMHKGSPVVAGKLKEIKRSFGKKNVSIKADFDLSFLDTYSGVTKVKNTMEGKILQVTGEDVAENMIRDLVPRGFVRKFELEEPSLTDIFIEKVGAVYE, from the coding sequence TTGGCTTTACAAATCAATCAAGTTACGAAAAAGTTCGGGGATTTCACAGCTGTCAATCAGCTTGATTTAACTATTCCCGAGAAAGAAATGTTCGGTTTTTTAGGTGGGAACGGAGCGGGAAAAACGACCACGTTCCGGATGATACTCGGCCTGCTTGACCCCACTGAAGGGGAAGTGATCTGGGAAGGTAAGAAAATTGATTATACGACCAGTTCATTGATTGGCTATCTTCCTGAGGAACGCGGACTATATCCAAAACTGAAGGTCCGTGATCAAATTGTGTATTTGGCTAGATTAAGAGGGATGAACAAACGGGATGCTTTGAAAGAGTTGGAGTATTGGCTGGATCGATTTATGGTCCCCGAGTACATCGACAAGCGAGTTGAAGAGCTTTCAAAGGGAAATCAGCAAAAAATCCAGCTGATCGCCTCCATGATTCATAAACCTAAATTACTTATCCTTGACGAACCCTTCAGTGGGCTGGATCCGGTTAATGTGGAAATACTGAAGAAAGCGGTCATCGACTTAAAGGACGGAGGCACTACAATCGTTTTCTCGAGCCATCGCATGGAGCATGTTGAGGAGATGTGTGAGCATCTTTGCATCATGCATAAAGGTTCCCCCGTTGTGGCTGGTAAATTAAAAGAAATTAAGCGTTCTTTTGGTAAAAAGAATGTGTCAATTAAAGCTGATTTTGATTTATCATTCTTGGATACTTATTCAGGTGTAACAAAAGTTAAGAACACGATGGAAGGGAAAATTCTTCAAGTCACTGGTGAAGATGTAGCTGAGAACATGATTCGTGACCTTGTTCCAAGGGGTTTCGTTCGAAAATTCGAATTGGAAGAACCATCGCTGACGGATATTTTCATTGAAAAAGTAGGTGCTGTCTATGAATAA
- a CDS encoding glucosaminidase domain-containing protein, which yields MKRVRLGKIIIFALILIGALNFIKLFDINSISTEKMKEIQNVIDETSIGKIQVNWKDVAAIASVEYALDTMTKQEIEKTANLFIEKKKNQYRLKEVDEVIEALGYSEKQKKEVHAYLKYLNAEGTSSNKENKDSLQVSFISSIKEGAIDNYKENGILPSITIAQAILESGWGKSELSVKYNNIFGIKSYNWDGKSANISTREFHEENIQADFRVYDTISDSLQDHAAFLTKNPRYEKNGLFSSKTYTEQATALQEAGYSTIENEAGEKIYSELLIELIRQYQLQLIDSEAHLNYG from the coding sequence GTGAAACGAGTAAGATTAGGGAAAATTATTATTTTTGCATTGATATTGATAGGAGCTCTGAATTTTATAAAATTATTTGATATTAACTCAATTTCTACAGAAAAAATGAAAGAAATTCAAAATGTTATTGATGAGACAAGTATTGGGAAAATACAAGTGAACTGGAAAGACGTTGCTGCGATAGCGAGTGTGGAATATGCACTAGACACAATGACAAAGCAAGAAATAGAAAAGACGGCAAATCTGTTTATTGAGAAGAAGAAAAATCAATATCGATTGAAAGAGGTTGATGAAGTGATTGAAGCGTTAGGTTATAGTGAAAAACAAAAAAAAGAAGTCCATGCATATTTGAAATATTTAAATGCTGAGGGTACTAGCTCAAATAAAGAAAATAAAGATAGCTTGCAAGTGAGTTTCATTTCCAGCATAAAAGAGGGGGCCATTGATAATTATAAAGAAAATGGTATTCTTCCTTCTATTACAATAGCACAAGCTATATTGGAATCCGGTTGGGGAAAATCAGAGTTGTCTGTGAAGTATAACAATATATTTGGGATAAAAAGTTATAACTGGGATGGCAAGTCGGCAAATATTAGTACGAGAGAATTTCATGAAGAGAATATTCAAGCTGATTTTAGAGTGTATGATACGATTTCCGATTCTCTCCAAGATCATGCAGCTTTTTTAACTAAAAATCCCCGATATGAAAAGAATGGTTTATTTTCTTCTAAAACTTATACGGAGCAGGCGACAGCATTACAAGAAGCAGGGTATAGTACAATAGAAAATGAAGCGGGCGAGAAAATATATAGTGAGTTATTAATAGAATTGATTAGGCAGTATCAATTACAATTGATTGATAGTGAAGCACATCTTAATTATGGTTAA
- a CDS encoding HAMP domain-containing sensor histidine kinase, with the protein MKQKLTSTYDEINDLSINKLKEIENSTEITNNVTIVIIENKSNIDELNELMQFSLYKEKIPLNKFWITEDTLKKVNEGEIVKQLYNQGKIKSSLLTLLYEQEGHLVLIGTVVVHNTDAMEIINQLNFYSIVFGIIIILLLVAYYSKKIITPLEKLQSVAKDIANLNFKQVDIKSGDEIEELSHSINDMSTRLKNAHLQLEMKNQNLNSLVTNISHEVKTPLSLIQAYTIGIMDGLDDGTYTNVILEQVKNTSDMVDHLIMLAKVQALDASKETFDLREFLQKLIFHYKALLNNAGIEVRDHLDSAEKCMVKADKRQMDIVFNNLISNAIKYGEEDFFVITLENDFDGSLKFEIKNKTTIVKEEHLQNIWDSFYVIEKSRNKEISGTGLGLAIVANILAKNDLRYEVTLNEMNIHFTIWFETQ; encoded by the coding sequence ATGAAGCAAAAACTCACATCAACTTACGATGAAATAAATGATTTGAGTATCAATAAATTAAAGGAAATTGAAAATTCCACTGAAATTACTAACAATGTAACAATCGTTATCATCGAAAATAAAAGTAATATCGATGAACTGAATGAGCTTATGCAATTTAGTCTATATAAAGAAAAAATTCCATTGAATAAGTTTTGGATAACGGAGGATACATTAAAAAAGGTAAACGAGGGTGAAATTGTCAAACAGTTATATAATCAAGGGAAAATAAAGTCAAGCTTGCTGACTTTATTGTATGAGCAGGAGGGTCACCTGGTTTTAATCGGTACAGTTGTCGTTCATAATACCGATGCCATGGAAATTATCAATCAACTAAATTTTTACTCCATTGTTTTCGGTATCATCATCATCTTATTGTTAGTCGCATATTATTCCAAAAAAATCATTACTCCATTAGAAAAGCTACAAAGTGTGGCAAAAGATATTGCCAATTTGAACTTTAAACAAGTAGATATAAAGTCAGGAGATGAAATAGAGGAATTATCTCACAGTATCAATGATATGAGCACTCGCTTAAAAAATGCCCATTTACAATTGGAAATGAAAAATCAGAATTTAAATTCATTGGTAACAAACATATCCCATGAGGTGAAGACACCGTTATCATTAATACAAGCCTATACAATCGGCATAATGGATGGCTTAGATGATGGGACATATACAAATGTTATCTTGGAACAAGTGAAAAATACATCTGATATGGTAGATCATTTAATTATGCTTGCTAAAGTGCAAGCCTTGGATGCCAGCAAAGAAACGTTCGATTTAAGAGAGTTTCTCCAAAAGTTAATTTTCCATTATAAAGCTCTATTGAATAACGCTGGCATAGAAGTTCGCGATCACTTAGATTCAGCTGAGAAATGCATGGTAAAAGCAGATAAAAGACAAATGGATATTGTATTTAACAACCTTATTAGCAACGCCATTAAGTATGGGGAAGAAGATTTTTTTGTCATAACATTGGAGAATGATTTTGACGGCAGTTTGAAATTCGAAATAAAAAATAAAACAACAATAGTAAAAGAAGAACATTTGCAAAATATATGGGATTCTTTTTATGTGATAGAAAAATCGAGAAATAAAGAAATTTCTGGAACGGGATTGGGCTTGGCAATAGTAGCCAATATATTGGCTAAAAATGATTTAAGATATGAAGTTACTTTAAACGAGATGAATATTCATTTTACGATATGGTTTGAAACACAGTAG
- a CDS encoding DinB family protein yields the protein MEKDRAKKMYDYHVWANQQVFQNLKQLPDGVYGDTLKSVFPSIKEVLVHLYATDVTWLEIMKGSTIQDTFKKVKRRREEVDGVSINELESYYDELAKDYDVFLATQPDLERTIVTEHPKMGACEFVLADLIHHVVNHGTYHRGNVSAMLHQQGERGTPTDYVFYCLK from the coding sequence ATGGAAAAGGACCGTGCCAAGAAAATGTATGATTACCACGTTTGGGCTAATCAGCAAGTGTTCCAAAACCTAAAACAATTACCGGACGGAGTCTATGGCGACACGTTAAAAAGTGTCTTTCCCTCCATAAAGGAAGTCCTGGTTCACCTTTACGCAACAGACGTCACATGGTTGGAGATAATGAAAGGAAGCACCATTCAAGATACTTTTAAGAAAGTTAAAAGGCGACGGGAAGAAGTGGATGGAGTTTCAATAAATGAACTTGAATCCTACTATGATGAACTTGCAAAGGATTATGACGTTTTTCTTGCTACGCAGCCTGATCTTGAACGGACCATTGTAACCGAACATCCCAAAATGGGGGCGTGTGAGTTTGTACTTGCCGACCTCATCCATCATGTAGTGAATCACGGGACCTATCATCGCGGTAATGTGTCGGCGATGCTCCATCAACAAGGCGAGCGTGGCACACCTACAGATTATGTATTTTACTGTTTAAAATAA
- a CDS encoding response regulator transcription factor, translating into MNILIADDEKRLTVILKTYFEKEGFNVYVAYDGDEALNLFFSNKIDLVVLDWMMPKLNGMEVCSEIKKVSLVKVVMLTARSSNDDEFSALDIGADEYIRKPFDPRILILRVKKMLGMEKIVGIRDLKIDLLRLKVYKNGNEVILYKKEFELLAFLYKNKGQILSRDTLLSMVWGMSYIGEERTVDTHINRLRDKIGAHNILTHRGLGYSFHDKEQ; encoded by the coding sequence ATGAACATTTTGATAGCTGATGATGAAAAACGGTTGACAGTCATATTGAAGACTTATTTCGAGAAAGAAGGATTTAATGTGTATGTTGCTTATGATGGTGATGAGGCTTTGAACCTCTTCTTTTCTAATAAAATCGATTTGGTTGTGTTGGATTGGATGATGCCGAAATTAAATGGAATGGAAGTCTGTTCTGAAATAAAGAAAGTGAGCTTGGTGAAAGTAGTGATGCTGACAGCTAGATCATCTAATGATGATGAATTCAGTGCACTAGATATTGGAGCCGATGAGTATATACGAAAACCATTTGACCCGCGAATATTGATTCTAAGAGTGAAAAAGATGCTTGGTATGGAAAAAATAGTAGGGATCAGGGATTTGAAAATCGATTTGCTTAGACTGAAAGTATATAAAAATGGTAATGAAGTAATCCTTTACAAAAAAGAATTTGAGTTGTTGGCATTTTTATATAAAAATAAGGGGCAAATATTGTCCAGGGATACTTTGTTATCAATGGTATGGGGAATGAGTTATATCGGGGAAGAAAGAACAGTCGACACGCATATTAATAGATTGCGGGATAAGATTGGGGCTCACAACATTCTCACTCATAGGGGATTGGGGTATAGCTTCCATGATAAAGAGCAATAA
- a CDS encoding metal-sensitive transcriptional regulator: protein MDEMMNSQDSMNEEECCTTSSHGRKSHHSEAVKKNLTTRLNRIEGQIRGIKGLIEKDTYCDDVITQIAATQSAMNSVAKILLEGHLRNCVVERLNDGDTEVIDEVLVTIQKLMKK, encoded by the coding sequence ATGGATGAAATGATGAATAGTCAAGATTCTATGAATGAAGAAGAATGCTGTACGACTTCTTCTCACGGCCGAAAGAGTCATCACTCAGAAGCAGTAAAAAAGAATTTAACAACCCGGTTAAATCGAATCGAAGGTCAAATTCGCGGTATAAAGGGTCTTATTGAAAAAGATACGTACTGTGATGATGTGATTACCCAAATAGCAGCTACACAAAGTGCGATGAATAGTGTGGCCAAGATTTTATTGGAAGGCCATCTAAGGAATTGTGTGGTCGAACGCCTGAATGATGGGGATACAGAGGTTATAGATGAAGTGCTTGTAACGATACAAAAATTAATGAAAAAATAA
- a CDS encoding cellulase family glycosylhydrolase, producing the protein MIPKEEEELELIADDTSSGKVGFWDEQKRGTNFMNSKSLPENYKAANEFNIEFIRLAPDKWAKDYDFLFNDQPDDHPKRDFLMGNADEYKGIDEEDFSKLKSDLDAAYERGSKVVLTVLSLPGNRWRQFNNYENDDRIWKDFRYHQQSALFWRDLAQRLKDHPAVVGYNLINEPHPETATGFNDFWTEDYREWYNNVEHTAADLNELYKTIVHSVRTVDKETPIILNSGLYATPWAFEYLKPIKDDKVLYAFHMYEPYEMTSQNKRKGFKYKYPGPVRVGEQQTVKTFDKSALKEFLEPVRKWAKENNIPDNRIIAEEFGINRRVEGSDRYIDDLISVFNDYGWHWAFYAFREDTWEGMDYQLGNQAPNWKYWGALDNGEKPNREEIEINNPIWNVLKKELMGK; encoded by the coding sequence ATGATTCCGAAGGAAGAGGAGGAGCTAGAACTAATAGCTGACGACACCTCTAGTGGTAAAGTAGGGTTTTGGGATGAACAGAAAAGAGGAACGAATTTCATGAATTCCAAATCCTTGCCTGAAAACTATAAAGCAGCCAATGAGTTTAATATTGAATTTATTCGTTTGGCTCCCGATAAATGGGCAAAAGACTATGACTTTTTGTTTAATGACCAGCCTGATGATCATCCTAAAAGAGATTTTTTAATGGGAAACGCAGATGAATACAAAGGTATTGATGAGGAAGATTTTTCTAAATTGAAGTCAGATTTGGATGCTGCGTATGAACGTGGATCTAAGGTTGTTTTGACAGTACTCAGTCTTCCAGGAAACCGGTGGAGACAGTTTAACAATTATGAAAACGATGATCGCATTTGGAAAGATTTTAGATATCATCAACAATCCGCTTTATTCTGGAGAGATCTTGCACAGAGATTGAAAGATCATCCGGCTGTGGTAGGTTATAACTTGATTAATGAACCACATCCCGAAACAGCTACAGGATTCAATGATTTTTGGACAGAGGATTATAGGGAGTGGTATAACAATGTAGAACATACAGCAGCAGATTTAAATGAATTGTATAAAACAATTGTACATTCTGTTCGAACTGTGGATAAAGAAACACCGATTATTCTTAATTCGGGTCTTTATGCCACGCCATGGGCATTTGAATATTTAAAACCAATTAAGGATGATAAGGTTTTATATGCGTTCCATATGTATGAGCCATATGAAATGACAAGTCAAAATAAAAGAAAAGGTTTTAAATATAAATACCCTGGTCCCGTGAGAGTTGGAGAACAGCAAACAGTGAAAACATTTGATAAAAGTGCCTTAAAGGAATTTTTAGAACCTGTTAGGAAGTGGGCAAAAGAAAATAATATACCAGATAATCGTATTATTGCCGAAGAATTTGGTATTAATCGTAGGGTCGAAGGCTCTGACAGGTATATTGATGACTTAATTTCAGTTTTCAATGATTATGGGTGGCATTGGGCCTTTTATGCATTCCGTGAAGATACTTGGGAGGGGATGGATTATCAACTCGGGAATCAGGCGCCTAACTGGAAATACTGGGGGGCGTTGGATAATGGTGAAAAGCCAAACCGAGAAGAAATAGAAATAAATAATCCGATTTGGAATGTGCTGAAAAAGGAATTAATGGGGAAATAA
- a CDS encoding heavy metal translocating P-type ATPase: protein MSRQIKETSMQISGMTCAACATRIEKGLNRMEGVEEATVNLALEKSVIKYDSEKLSTHDFEKKIQDLGYDVVKEKKDFTITGMTCAACATRIEKGLNKLDGVSMANVNLALENATVEYDPSEASPLDIIQRVEKLGYGAIIKEDNRDSVDFRQKEIQKQKNNFIFSVILSFPLLWAMVSHFSFTSFIYMPDFLMNPWVQMAFATPVQFIIGKQFYVGAYKALKNKSANMDVLVAMGTSAAYFYSVYQAIISSGSHHNTAQLYFETSSILITLILLGKLFEAKAKGRSSEAIKKLMGLQAKTALVLRNGEEREIPLEEVIVGDTVLVKPGEKIPVDGEVIEGNSAVDESMLTGESIPVDKTNGDPVIGSTLNKNGFLKMKATKIGRDTALSQIIKVVEDAQGSKAPIQRLADQISSVFVPIVVGIALLTFLVWIIWVNPGEFTPAFEAMIAVLVIACPCALGLATPTSIMAGSGRAAEFGILFKGGEHLETTHHIDTVILDKTGTVTNGTPVLTDVLIENGMEQEQFLSLIGAAEKQSEHPLAQSIVQGIQARQISLAVVEEFEAIPGYGVRAVVDQKVLFVGTRKLMKQNNVDITKALTAMEELEEQGKTAMLASIGGEYAGIIAVADTIKDTSLTAIKRLKAMDIQVIMITGDNQKTANAIGNQVGIDQVIAEVLPEGKAEEVKKLQSAGKRVAMVGDGINDAPALALADIGMAIGTGTDVAMEAADITLIRGDLNSIADAILMSRKTMRNIKQNLFWAFAYNVIGIPIAAIGLLAPWLAGAAMAFSSVSVVLNALRLQRVKL, encoded by the coding sequence GTGAGCAGACAGATAAAAGAAACAAGTATGCAGATTTCAGGCATGACTTGCGCTGCCTGTGCAACCAGGATTGAAAAAGGGTTAAACAGGATGGAAGGCGTTGAGGAAGCCACCGTTAATTTGGCCCTTGAGAAATCGGTCATTAAATATGATTCGGAAAAATTAAGCACCCATGACTTTGAAAAGAAAATACAAGACCTTGGCTATGATGTAGTGAAAGAGAAAAAGGATTTTACGATTACTGGCATGACCTGTGCTGCCTGTGCTACCCGAATTGAGAAAGGGTTAAATAAGTTGGATGGAGTGAGTATGGCTAATGTGAATCTTGCGCTCGAAAATGCGACCGTCGAGTATGATCCTTCCGAAGCCTCCCCACTTGATATCATTCAACGAGTGGAGAAGTTGGGGTATGGGGCGATCATCAAGGAAGATAATAGGGATTCAGTGGATTTCCGTCAGAAAGAAATTCAAAAACAAAAGAATAACTTCATCTTTTCGGTGATTTTATCTTTTCCATTGTTATGGGCGATGGTAAGTCATTTCAGTTTTACTTCGTTCATCTATATGCCTGATTTCCTCATGAATCCCTGGGTGCAAATGGCATTTGCCACCCCTGTGCAATTCATCATTGGGAAGCAGTTTTATGTTGGTGCTTATAAAGCCTTGAAAAACAAAAGTGCCAATATGGATGTATTGGTTGCAATGGGAACATCCGCTGCTTATTTTTACAGTGTCTATCAGGCAATCATCTCAAGCGGTTCCCATCACAATACAGCACAACTTTACTTCGAAACTAGTTCGATTCTTATCACCCTCATTCTTTTAGGGAAGCTTTTTGAAGCAAAAGCAAAAGGGCGTTCTTCCGAGGCCATCAAAAAATTGATGGGGCTTCAGGCCAAAACGGCATTGGTGTTAAGGAATGGGGAAGAACGTGAAATACCGCTTGAAGAAGTCATTGTAGGGGATACTGTTTTGGTGAAGCCGGGTGAAAAGATCCCTGTCGATGGAGAAGTGATCGAAGGGAACTCTGCAGTAGATGAATCCATGTTAACGGGTGAGAGCATTCCGGTGGATAAAACAAACGGGGATCCTGTGATCGGATCAACATTGAATAAAAATGGTTTTCTCAAAATGAAAGCGACAAAGATCGGAAGGGATACAGCTCTTTCCCAAATCATCAAAGTCGTCGAAGATGCGCAAGGGTCCAAAGCTCCGATTCAACGGCTTGCTGACCAAATTTCCAGTGTTTTCGTTCCAATTGTTGTCGGGATCGCCCTTTTAACTTTTCTGGTTTGGATAATATGGGTTAACCCTGGAGAATTCACACCAGCTTTTGAAGCGATGATTGCAGTGCTTGTCATAGCCTGTCCATGTGCTTTAGGTCTGGCCACCCCCACATCCATCATGGCAGGATCAGGTCGGGCCGCCGAATTCGGTATTTTATTTAAAGGCGGGGAACACTTGGAAACCACTCACCATATTGATACGGTCATTTTGGATAAGACGGGAACGGTAACGAATGGTACCCCTGTACTGACCGATGTCCTCATCGAGAATGGAATGGAACAAGAACAGTTTTTATCTCTTATCGGTGCAGCTGAAAAACAATCTGAACACCCTCTTGCCCAATCGATCGTTCAAGGAATTCAAGCAAGACAGATATCACTTGCGGTGGTTGAGGAATTTGAAGCGATTCCTGGTTACGGGGTGAGAGCTGTAGTGGATCAAAAAGTGTTATTCGTGGGAACGCGTAAATTGATGAAGCAAAATAACGTGGATATCACAAAGGCGCTAACAGCGATGGAAGAACTTGAAGAGCAAGGGAAAACCGCGATGCTCGCAAGCATTGGAGGAGAATATGCAGGCATCATTGCTGTTGCGGATACGATTAAAGATACCTCCCTAACGGCGATTAAAAGGTTAAAAGCAATGGATATCCAGGTCATCATGATAACCGGGGATAATCAAAAGACAGCAAATGCAATCGGCAATCAAGTGGGCATTGACCAAGTGATTGCAGAAGTCCTTCCAGAAGGGAAAGCGGAAGAAGTTAAAAAACTGCAGTCAGCCGGTAAAAGAGTGGCAATGGTCGGGGATGGGATTAATGATGCACCCGCGCTTGCACTTGCTGATATAGGAATGGCTATCGGAACAGGGACGGACGTAGCCATGGAAGCTGCTGATATCACTTTGATCCGGGGTGATTTGAACAGTATTGCAGATGCAATCCTCATGAGCAGGAAAACGATGCGAAATATCAAACAAAACCTATTCTGGGCATTTGCCTATAACGTAATCGGAATACCAATTGCGGCAATTGGACTGCTTGCCCCATGGTTAGCGGGTGCTGCCATGGCTTTCAGTTCTGTATCAGTCGTATTAAATGCACTTCGTCTTCAACGGGTAAAGCTCTAA
- the copZ gene encoding copper chaperone CopZ, which translates to MEKVTLNVSGMSCGHCVNAVEGNVGKLAGVESVKVHLDAGKVDVAFDHEKVSLEKIKETIDDQGYDVE; encoded by the coding sequence ATGGAAAAGGTAACATTGAATGTAAGTGGAATGTCTTGTGGTCATTGTGTGAATGCAGTTGAAGGGAATGTAGGTAAACTGGCAGGTGTTGAAAGCGTAAAAGTGCATTTGGATGCAGGCAAAGTGGATGTAGCGTTTGATCATGAAAAAGTATCACTTGAAAAAATAAAAGAAACGATTGATGATCAAGGCTACGATGTCGAGTAA